GCCCGGCTCGGGGAGCTTCGCCAGCTAACCCCCATCACCATCACGTCGAACAGAGCGCTGTTGCAGGATCTGCAGGAGACGCGGGTTCGTGGCTACGCCGTCAACCGGGGCGAGCGCCTCGAGGGGGTCCGAGGTGTCGCCGCTCCGGCGTTCGATGCGCAGGGGGCGGTGGTGGCTGCAGTTGCGGTGCAGGGTCCCGAGGTACGCGTTCGCGACGATCGGCTGGACGAACTGGGTCGCCTCGTGGTCAGCGCGGCCAACGAGATCGCCGCCCTGCTGCCCGGGGGCTACCAGATCTGAATGAGACCACCGGTGACCCGTCGACGCCGCTGGGTGCGGTGACTGAGCTTCTGCCCGCCGGCACCCAATCGGTGGGTCGGGCACTCGCCGTGTTGAAGTTGCTTGCCGGGTCGCCGGATGAACTGAGCGGCAACGCAATCGCCAATTCGCTGCGGCTCTCGTCGGGCACCGCGAATCGTTTGATCAGGGCACTGATCGCGGAAGGTCTCGTGGCGCGCAATCCGGTGTCGGACTGCTACTACCTGGGCAGCGGGGCGGTGCTGCTCGGTCAGGCCGCACAACGTGGGTTCGGCATCGACAAGGCGCTGCCCATCCTTGAACGCCTGAACCGTGAGACCGAAGAGGCGATCAACCTGTCGATCCGCCAGGGCACGGAGTCGGTGGTGATGATGCGGGTACCGTGCACGCTCCCGTTGCGGTTCGAACAACACACCGGAGCACGATTTCCCCTGTACAGCACGGCTTCCGGCAAGGCCATCCTCGCATTCTCGCCCGACGCCGATCAATACTTGAATTCGTTGCCGGCCAAGCTCCGCAAGGTCACCCCGCACAGCCTCAGCACCCCCGCAGCCCTCGCCGATCAGCTCGCCGGCGTCCGGCGCCGTGGCTACAGTATCGACGAACAGGAAAACATCGAGGGTCTACGCTGTGTCGGCGCTCCGGTGCTCGACCCGGAGGGAAATGCACAAGCGGCCTTGGTGATTCAGGCGCCAAGCGTCCGGATGTCGAGAAACCGCATGCGAACTTTGGGTAAACAAGTCGCCCAGGCCGCACGCGATGTGTCGCAGTTCGTGCCCGTCAACCGCGCCATGTCGTTCTGAGTTCCCGCCAATTGGGTTTTGCCGAAGTCTTTTTGGCACGTCCGCTCGGACCGCAACGAGGTAGGTAGCCGCGCTCACACCACCCCACCACCCCGCCGCCCGGGGCTTAGCTGGAGCCTGTTGCCGGTTGTGATGCACTTCTCATCGATCGGACCGAGGCGTACCGTCTCACACAATGTGGGGACTCTTCCTACATTGTGAAGGGCAAGGGAGCACCGAGAATGCTCGGATCGGGCCAGAACGAAACCGTATTCACCTGGGCAGCAACGCCATTGAAATTTGGTGTGGGAGCCTTGGACGAGATAGGCCCCGAACTACTGGCACTGGGCATCGAATCCTGTTTGGTAATTACCGACCCCGGGGTTCGCGCCGCGGGCATCCCGGATCGGGTATTCGACCAATTGATCGCGGCGGGAATCAAATCGGAGGTGTTCGACAAGGTCGTCGTTGAACCCACCGATGACAGCATCGAAGATGCCGTGAGCTATGCCAAACAACAAGATTGGCAATGCTTTGTCGCAGTGGGGGGCGGCTCGGCAATGGACACCGCCAAAGCGGTCAACCTGCTGACCACCCATCCCGCAGAACTGTTGGACTTTGTGACGGCGCCGATCGGCGCCGGGCGGGCACCATGGCTACCGCTGAAACCATTGATTGCGGTGCCAACCACCGCAGGCACGGGCTCGGAATCCACCACCATCTGCGTGGTCGATCTGCTGGGATTACGCCTGAAGGCCGGAATCAGCCATCCCAAGCTACGCCCGACCCTGGCCGTCGTCGATCCGCTCGCGACCGTCTCGCTGCCGCCTCAGCCAACCGCTGCCAGCGGGATGGATGTCTTGTCGCACGCACTGGAGAGCTACACCGCCATCCGATTCGACGCAAAGCCCGCGCCCGCCGACCCGATGATGCGGCCCGCGTTCTGCGGATCGAACCCGATCAGCGACCTATGGTGTGAGCAAGCGCTGCAGCTGGTGGGCAGGTATCTGCGGCGAGCGGTCATGAATGGCCGTGACCTCGAAGCGCGCTATCAGATGGCGCTGGCGTCCACCTCGGCCGGCTCCGGCTTCGGCAACGCCGGCACGCATCTACCGCACGCCAACGCCTATCCCGTCGCCGGAGCGGTGGACAGCTATCGGGCGCAAGGTTATCCACCGATGCCGATGGTGCCGCACGGGCAGGCCGTAGCCGCGACCGCGGCGGCCGTTTTCCGTTGGACCTACCCCAGCAACCCGCAACGCCATCTGCGCGCGGCCGAACTGCTGTCCGGACAACGGTTCACCGCAACCGACGGAGCCGACGCACTTCCCCACGTGCTCGGTGAGCTGATGACCGACATCGACATGCCGGCGGGGTTGCGCGCCTTCGGCTACGGCGAACAGCACCTGCCCACCCTCGTCGACGGCACGATGAAGCAGACCCGGCAGCTGGCCGTCGTGCCGCGACCGGTGACCCGTAGTGCGCTCACCGACATCTTCCGGCAATCGCTATGAGCGGCACGGTCGTCCCACCGCCGACCAGGGCTGAGATTCGCACGGTCATCGCGTCCAGCATCCTCGGCACGACCGTGGAGTGGTACGACTTCTTCCTCTATGGGATCGCGGCCGGGTTGGTTTTCCACAGGTTGTTCTTTCCCAGTACCGATCCCGTCGTCGGGACGCTGCTCGCGTTCGCGACTTTCGCCATCGGATTTGTCGCTCGCCCGGTCGGCGGCCTGATCTTCGGTCATATCGGCGATCGCGTCGGCCGCAAGAAGACGTTGATCGCCACGATGATCATCATGGGGCTTGCTACCTGTCTGATCGGCTTGATCCCGAGCTACGCCACGATCGGGATCAGCGCCCCGATCCTGCTTGTGCTACTGCGATTGGCGCAGGGGGTCGCGATCGGCGGGGAGTGGGGCGGCGCCGTGCTGATGGCCGTCGAGTACGCCCCACCCGGCAAGCGCGGCTACTACGGCAGCCTTCCCCAGCTAGGGCTCGCGCTTGGATTGATGCTGGGCACAGGTATTTTCGCGGGCCTCAACTCGGTGATGTCGGGCGAAGAATTCTTGGCATTCGGCTGGCGAATCGCCTTTATGCTCAGCCTGGTGCTGGTTGCAGTGGGTACGTTCGTCCGCCTCAAGGTGATGGAGACCCCGGCCTTCCGGGCGCTCGAGAAGATGGAAGCCAGATCGTCTTTGCCCGCGCTGGAAATGGTCAGAGAACCACGACTGAGACGAAATCTGTTGCTAGGTATGGGAAGCCGGTGGGCCGAGGGCGTCGCGTTTAACACTTGGGCGGTGTTCGTCATCACCTACGGCACCAACACGCTGGGAATCGATCGCCAGCGGATGCTGATGTCGGTCATGGCCGCGGCGGCCACCATGGTCTTCTTCATCCCGAGGTACGGAAAGTTCGCGGACCGTTACGACAGCAGGAAGCTCTTCGCTCTGGGCGTCGTGATCAGCACCGCGGCGACCTATCCCGCTTTCCATCTGATGAGCGCCCGGCCGGCGGGCGCCGCCGTCGTCACGATCATCGTCATGCTCGGGCTCGTCTACCCGATGATGTACGCACCTCAGCCGTCGCTGTATTCGGAGCTGTTTCCGACCCGGGTTCGCTACAGTGGGATTTCGGTGGTCTATCAACTCTCCGGAATCTTCGCTTCGGGTCTGACCCCTCTGCTTCTGACGTACTTCCTGAGTGCCGCCAACGGCGGCACTTCGCTGATCATGGTGTACCTCTTTATCGTCGGGACCATCAGTGCCGTGGCAACCTTGGCGATTCGCCGCCGGGACACGTATCCGGAGTCGGATGAAAGACCTTTGCCCTCAGTCGAATTCAGTCCCACCAGGCCATCTGCTGCTACACCCCGTTCAGAATTGGGTGGCCACCTCGCGTAGTTTGAGGACCTCGGGAATGGTCGCGGCGCTGGTCAGGATATGGGTATGCGGCGCGGACCGCAGGCTGGCCGCGTCGTGCGCACCGGTGAGTACCCCGGCCACATATCTTGCGCCGGCATTCGTGCCCGCACGCAGATCGTTCGGCGTGTCGCCGGCGACAAGTACCGCCGAGACGCTCTGCACGCCGACCGCCTCCATCGCGCGGAAAACAAGATACGGGGCCGGACGGCTAGTGGGCACCTGGTCACTGGTGATCACCGCATCGATATCACGTCCGACGCGCCAGCCAACTTGATCGAGCAGCGGGCGGGCGATGTCACGCGAATACCCGGTCTGTAGAACGATCTTGATTTTTTGCTCGTGCAGGAGCGCGAAGGCGTCCACGATGCCCGGCAGCGGCACCGGCGGCACCGACCGGTATGCGTCAAGCAGCGAATCGGTGAATCGGCGCTCAACCGTGTCGATCTCGTCGACTGTCGAATCGCCAAGTAGTCCAATGATCGCGTCGCGCTTACCCGCGCCCTTCCACCGATCGAATTGGTCGTCGGGAATCGGCTTGCCGGTGTGCGACTCGACCGCTTTACGCAACGCCACGTACACCGCGCCGCCCTCGTCGATGCTGGTGCCGGCGATGTCTAACGCAACCATCTCAATTCGCTGTTCTGTCACCGGTGATTTCCTCCTCTACATGCCAATGCGATGGTGTCGGCCACGTCGGACAGCGCCCGACGAGTCGTGCCTCGGGCGAGGTCCACTGAGGCGAAGCGGTCGTAGTAGACGCTGAGGTCCAGTCCCACGCCGACGGCACAGATGTCGACGTCGGATCCTGCGGCGAGCACATCGCGCAGATGTTGGTCCAGGTAATTGTCACCGTTGGCCAAGACGGTGGCGGCATCCATTGGGCCGCCGTCTGAGATCACGACGAGTATCCGTCGTTGTTCGTCACGCGCTTGCAGCCGCCGGCGGGCCCACTGCACCGCCTCGCCATCGATACCTTCGCGGTAGAGGTCGGTCTTCAGCAGCCCGGCAATCGCCGTGCGGGCAGATCGGTACGGGGTGTCGGCACTCTTGATCAGGAGATGACGGACTTCGTTGAGGCGGCCGGGGTTTCGCGGGCGCCCGGCGCGGATCCAGTCGCGCCGAGCGCGACCGCCATCCCAAGCGGCGGTGGTGAAGCCGAGGATTTCGCAGCCGACCTCGGCTAGCTCCAGGGCGCGCGCGAACACGTCGACCAACACGGCCACCGGCTCGCTCAACGCTTTCATCGACCCCGAGCAGTCGACGAGAAACGACACGATCGCATCCGTATGGGAAACAACTGCTTCGGCTTGGAAAACGTTGCGCTCGTTCGGTGTTGCGATCAGTCGGGCTAATCGGCGGCCGTCGACGAACCCGCAATCGCGGCCGCCTTCCCATCCGTCGTTGCGGCGTTCGTCCAGCAGCATCCGGAGCCGGCGGCCCAGGACAGATGCGCTCAGCGCGCTGGCATCGATCAGCCGATCGAGGTGTTCACGGTACTCACGCAGTGCAGCCCGACGCGCCAACGACCGTACGTCTCGTGTCTCGTCGTAAGCCTGGGTGAACACCCGATACTGCGCGCTTGGGCTTTCGGGCGGCCGCTCACCACCGCCGGCCCCGGGCGCGCTGGCGTGCTCCTGCGACCCGGTGTCGAACAGCCACTCGAACACATCGCCGTCGGCACCTGGCTCGCCCGAGTCTGCCTGAAGCTGGGGCAGGTCGCCGACCAATTCCGCGATGCGACGGGCATGCTGTCCAAAGGAGCTTTGGCAGTGTCGATTTCGACGAAGCAATACAAGTTCCCCGCCGACCGCTCGGGTCAACTCGATTCTGGTTTGTTCGATCAGATCTTGCGTCCGCTCGGCGATCGGTTCCGCGGTCAGCCACGAACGGCCGACCTGCGCGAGGGTATAAAGCAGCAGACCGGACTCCGTTTCCGCCGAACGGGACGACTCGAACGCCACCGACCACTCGCGGAACCGGGCGGTGAGATTGCTCCGCACCCCGGGCCACGACGCGGGGACCAGCGACTCCACCCGGAACTGTTCCAGCATCTCGTAAATCAGCCGACTCGCCGTGTGCTCGGGCAGCAACGCGGCATGTACGTCGGGATCGTGGTGTCGCAACCGAAGTGCCATCCCATCGGCGGCCCCGCGATCCGCGGGCGGATGCAGGTGCGGAGCGGGCATCGGCACCGGTCGCCGCCCGCGATACAGCGCAGTGCCGCGAAAGTGCAAGTCGCGCTGGTCGCTCAGCGCGCGAATGGATGCGGCGCGCAGTTCACGCGCGGGTAGCTCGCCCCGGTTGACGGCGGAGTCGCTCACGCGACGCACACCGCGGGCTCATCGAGCTCGTGATCGAAGCAGCGCTGGAAGTACTCGGCGACGATCGGTCGTTCTGCGTCGTCGCACTTGTTGACGAACGAGAACCGAAAGGCCAGCCCGACGTCGCCGAAGATTGCGACGTTTTCCGCCCACGCGATCACGGTGCGCGGAGACATCAGGGTGGAAAGGTCACCGACGCGGAACCCGGCGCGGGTCAGGTTCGCCACCGCCACCATCGAGGCAATGAGAGCACTGTCGACCTCGGGCACCCTGGATGCGACGATGTCGATCTCCGCCTGGGGCAGTGGGTGATCGAGCGACGCGACGATGTTCCATCGGTCGATCTGCGCATGGTTGAGTCGCTGCGCACCGTGGTAGAGCCCGTTGAGGTTGCCCAGCCCGACGGTGTTGGCGGTCGCGAACAGCCGAAACCACCTGTGTGGCGTGATCACCCGGTTCTGGTCGAGCAGCGTGAGCTTCCCCTCGTGTTCGAGGATGCGCTGGATGACGAACATCACTTCGGGCCGGCCGGCGTCGTATTCGTCGAGGACCAGTGCGACCGGTCGCTGGATCGCCCACGGCAGGATGCCTTCTTGAAATTCGGTGACCTGTAGGCCATCTCGCAGCGTCACCGAATCGCGCCCGATCAGGTCCATCCGGCTGAGCTGGCCGTCGAGGTTCACTCGCACGCAGGGCCAGTTCAGCCGCGCGGCAACCTGCTCGATGTGTGTCGACTTACCGGTGCCGTGCAGCCCTTGCAACAAGACGCGCCGGTTGTGTGCGAAACCGGCAAGCAGAGCCAGCGTGACCGATGGGTCGAATCGGTACGCTGGGTCGATCTCCGGCACGTGTTCGTCCGGTTCGGCAAAGGCGGGAACCCGCAGCTCCGAATCGATGCCGAAGGTGTC
This Mycobacterium simiae DNA region includes the following protein-coding sequences:
- a CDS encoding MFS transporter yields the protein MSGTVVPPPTRAEIRTVIASSILGTTVEWYDFFLYGIAAGLVFHRLFFPSTDPVVGTLLAFATFAIGFVARPVGGLIFGHIGDRVGRKKTLIATMIIMGLATCLIGLIPSYATIGISAPILLVLLRLAQGVAIGGEWGGAVLMAVEYAPPGKRGYYGSLPQLGLALGLMLGTGIFAGLNSVMSGEEFLAFGWRIAFMLSLVLVAVGTFVRLKVMETPAFRALEKMEARSSLPALEMVREPRLRRNLLLGMGSRWAEGVAFNTWAVFVITYGTNTLGIDRQRMLMSVMAAAATMVFFIPRYGKFADRYDSRKLFALGVVISTAATYPAFHLMSARPAGAAVVTIIVMLGLVYPMMYAPQPSLYSELFPTRVRYSGISVVYQLSGIFASGLTPLLLTYFLSAANGGTSLIMVYLFIVGTISAVATLAIRRRDTYPESDERPLPSVEFSPTRPSAATPRSELGGHLA
- a CDS encoding phosphonatase-like hydrolase — its product is MVALDIAGTSIDEGGAVYVALRKAVESHTGKPIPDDQFDRWKGAGKRDAIIGLLGDSTVDEIDTVERRFTDSLLDAYRSVPPVPLPGIVDAFALLHEQKIKIVLQTGYSRDIARPLLDQVGWRVGRDIDAVITSDQVPTSRPAPYLVFRAMEAVGVQSVSAVLVAGDTPNDLRAGTNAGARYVAGVLTGAHDAASLRSAPHTHILTSAATIPEVLKLREVATQF
- a CDS encoding IclR family transcriptional regulator; the protein is MTELLPAGTQSVGRALAVLKLLAGSPDELSGNAIANSLRLSSGTANRLIRALIAEGLVARNPVSDCYYLGSGAVLLGQAAQRGFGIDKALPILERLNRETEEAINLSIRQGTESVVMMRVPCTLPLRFEQHTGARFPLYSTASGKAILAFSPDADQYLNSLPAKLRKVTPHSLSTPAALADQLAGVRRRGYSIDEQENIEGLRCVGAPVLDPEGNAQAALVIQAPSVRMSRNRMRTLGKQVAQAARDVSQFVPVNRAMSF
- a CDS encoding cobaltochelatase CobT-related protein, giving the protein MSDSAVNRGELPARELRAASIRALSDQRDLHFRGTALYRGRRPVPMPAPHLHPPADRGAADGMALRLRHHDPDVHAALLPEHTASRLIYEMLEQFRVESLVPASWPGVRSNLTARFREWSVAFESSRSAETESGLLLYTLAQVGRSWLTAEPIAERTQDLIEQTRIELTRAVGGELVLLRRNRHCQSSFGQHARRIAELVGDLPQLQADSGEPGADGDVFEWLFDTGSQEHASAPGAGGGERPPESPSAQYRVFTQAYDETRDVRSLARRAALREYREHLDRLIDASALSASVLGRRLRMLLDERRNDGWEGGRDCGFVDGRRLARLIATPNERNVFQAEAVVSHTDAIVSFLVDCSGSMKALSEPVAVLVDVFARALELAEVGCEILGFTTAAWDGGRARRDWIRAGRPRNPGRLNEVRHLLIKSADTPYRSARTAIAGLLKTDLYREGIDGEAVQWARRRLQARDEQRRILVVISDGGPMDAATVLANGDNYLDQHLRDVLAAGSDVDICAVGVGLDLSVYYDRFASVDLARGTTRRALSDVADTIALACRGGNHR
- a CDS encoding AAA family ATPase: MTQLVSVRDTFGIDSELRVPAFAEPDEHVPEIDPAYRFDPSVTLALLAGFAHNRRVLLQGLHGTGKSTHIEQVAARLNWPCVRVNLDGQLSRMDLIGRDSVTLRDGLQVTEFQEGILPWAIQRPVALVLDEYDAGRPEVMFVIQRILEHEGKLTLLDQNRVITPHRWFRLFATANTVGLGNLNGLYHGAQRLNHAQIDRWNIVASLDHPLPQAEIDIVASRVPEVDSALIASMVAVANLTRAGFRVGDLSTLMSPRTVIAWAENVAIFGDVGLAFRFSFVNKCDDAERPIVAEYFQRCFDHELDEPAVCVA
- a CDS encoding hydroxyacid-oxoacid transhydrogenase, which gives rise to MLGSGQNETVFTWAATPLKFGVGALDEIGPELLALGIESCLVITDPGVRAAGIPDRVFDQLIAAGIKSEVFDKVVVEPTDDSIEDAVSYAKQQDWQCFVAVGGGSAMDTAKAVNLLTTHPAELLDFVTAPIGAGRAPWLPLKPLIAVPTTAGTGSESTTICVVDLLGLRLKAGISHPKLRPTLAVVDPLATVSLPPQPTAASGMDVLSHALESYTAIRFDAKPAPADPMMRPAFCGSNPISDLWCEQALQLVGRYLRRAVMNGRDLEARYQMALASTSAGSGFGNAGTHLPHANAYPVAGAVDSYRAQGYPPMPMVPHGQAVAATAAAVFRWTYPSNPQRHLRAAELLSGQRFTATDGADALPHVLGELMTDIDMPAGLRAFGYGEQHLPTLVDGTMKQTRQLAVVPRPVTRSALTDIFRQSL